A genomic window from Triticum urartu cultivar G1812 chromosome 7, Tu2.1, whole genome shotgun sequence includes:
- the LOC125519681 gene encoding L-type lectin-domain containing receptor kinase SIT2-like, which produces MAAPMVSSCKQFLPILLVLIRCLSLQSPATGSQDQESFLYTGFAGSNLTLDGAATITPAGLVKLTNETFRIKGHAFHPAPVRFREAPNGTVRSFSISFVFGILSSFGDIRGHGFAFFIALSTDLSAAFPIQFLGLINATNNGSTSNHLFAVELDTIQNTEFGDIDNNHVGVDINSLNSVKSNTAGFYNDEGDGMLSNMSLIGSGPIQVWVEYHGESTQINVTLAPLGVTKPVRPLLSTTYDLSPVLTDQAYLGFSSSTGLSTGHHYVLGWSFGMNTPAPFIDTTKLPGLPYLGPRPQSKLLEIVLPIASALFVLAVGILCVIMVRRHIRYKEVREDWEVEYGPRRFSYKDLFRATKGFKDKNLIGVGGFGRVYKGVLPTSKSEVAVKRVSYDSKQGVKEFVAEVVSIGHLQHRNIVQLVGYCRRKGELLLVYDYMANGSLDNHLYGQEGNATLGWGQRFRIIKEIAMGLLYLHEEWDKVVLHRDVKASNVLLDKQMNGRLGDFGLARLYDHGTDPQTTHVVGTVGYLAPELVLRGKATTLTDVFAFGIFILEVTCGQMPIKEDPQGNQVVLVDWVLQNWHKGSLLDVVDANLQGSYDTSEACLALKLGLLCSHPFPEARPSMRQAMQYLDGDMPLPKLLPAYFSFHMLALMKNEGQVDSSTMLPYPSPMMTSFGSISDFSVHGR; this is translated from the exons ATGGCTGCACCCATGGTAAGCAGCTGCAAGCAATT TCTGCCTATCCTCCTGGTCCTCATCAGATGCCTCAGCCTTCAAAGCCCGGCCACCGGCAGCCAGGACCAAGAAAGCTTCCTCTACACCGGCTTCGCCGGCAGCAACCTCACCCTTGACGGCGCGGCCACCATCACGCCGGCCGGCCTCGTCAAGCTCACCAACGAGACGTTCCGGATCAAGGGCCACGCGTTCCACCCGGCGCCGGTGCGCTTCCGCGAGGCCCCCAACGGCACGGTGCGGTCCTTCTCCATCTCCTTCGTGTTCGGCATCCTCTCCTCATTCGGCGACATACGGGGCCATGGCTTCGCCTTCTTCATCGCCCTGAGCACCGACCTCTCCGCCGCCTTTCCCATCCAGTTCCTGGGCCTTATCAATGCCACTAATAATGGAAGCACGAGCAACCACCTCTTCGCCGTCGAGCTCGACACCATCCAAAACACCGAGTTCGGGGACATCGACAACAACCATGTCGGCGTCGACATCAACAGCCTCAACTCGGTGAAATCCAACACCGCCGGCTTCTACAATGATGA GGGCGATGGCATGCTCTCAAACATGTCCCTTATTGGCTCCGGGCCAATACAAGTTTGGGTGGAATACCATGGGGAGTCCACACAAATCAACGTGACCTTAGCACCCCTTGGTGTCACAAAACCAGTGAGGCCATTACTCTCAACCACCTATGACCTCTCACCGGTGCTCACAGACCAAGCCTACCTTGGCTTCTCATCTTCAACAGGTTTAAGCACAGGCCATCACTATGTGCTTGGTTGGAGCTTTGGAATGAACACCCCTGCTCCATTTATAGATACCACCAAACTACCCGGGCTACCTTACCTGGGCCCAAGACCTCAATCCAAACTCCTAGAGATAGTTCTGCCGATAGCTTCCGCGTTGTTTGTGTTAGCTGTCGGCATTCTATGTGTTATAATGGTGAGGAGACATATTAGGTATAAGGAGGTGCGTGAGGATTGGGAGGTTGAGTACGGCCCTCGCCGATTCTCTTACAAGGATCTGTTTCGTGCCACCAAGGGATTTAAGGACAAGAATTTGATCGGCGTAGGCGGGTTCGGAAGGGTGTACAAAGGGGTTCTTCCGACATCTAAATCGGAGGTTGCCGTAAAGAGGGTATCGTACGACTCGAAGCAGGGCGTAAAGGAATTCGTCGCTGAAGTCGTAAGCATTGGCCATCTTCAACACCGTAATATCGTGCAGTTAGTTGGATATTGCAGGCGGAAAGGTGAACTTCTCCTAGTATATGACTACATGGCAAATGGAAGCCTCGACAACCACTTGTATGGTCAAGAAGGAAATGCTACTTTAGGGTGGGGGCAAAGATTCCGGATTATCAAAGAGATCGCGATGGGTTTGCTCTACCTTCATGAAGAATGGGACAAAGTTGTCCTCCATCGGGATGTCAAGGCAAGCAACGTGCTTCTTGACAAACAGATGAATGGAAGACTAGGAGATTTCGGTCTCGCGAGGTTGTACGACCATGGTACCGACCCGCAGACCACACATGTTGTTGGCACAGTAGGATACCTAGCTCCAGAGCTGGTACTCAGAGGTAAAGCAACCACTCTCACCGATGTATTTGCCTTTGGCATCTTCATTCTTGAGGTTACCTGTGGGCAAATGCCTATCAAGGAGGACCCACAAGGCAACCAGGTCGTCCTGGTCGATTGGGTGCTTCAGAACTGGCACAAAGGATCACTTCTTGATGTAGTGGATGCCAATCTTCAAGGTAGCTATGACACCAGTGAGGCGTGCCTTGCGCTAAAACTAGGGCTCTTATGCTCGCACCCATTTCCCGAAGCAAGGCCCAGCATGCGGCAAGCTATGCAGTACCTTGACGGTGACATGCCACTCCCGAAGCTGCTGCCGGCGTACTTCAGCTTCCACATGTTGGCCCTGATGAAGAATGAAGGCCAAGTTGACTCGTCCACAATGTTGCCCTATCCTTCGCCGATGATGACGAGCTTTGGCTCAATATCAGACTTCTCGGTACATGGGAGGTGA
- the LOC125519686 gene encoding uncharacterized protein At4g28440-like, translating into MSTAKPRPTATRGGLAPAPSPSPSPAQPAVVLRKPVFTTIDKLLPQTHGHNLTARVLSARTVLDKPAARTRVAECLVGDPTATVLFTARNGQIEMLKPGNTVIFRNARIDMFKDTMRLAVDKWGLIEVVEEPADFKVNEDNNMSEIEYELVSVPPKKQERKK; encoded by the exons ATGTCGACGGCGAAGCCCCGCCCCACCGCCACCCGCGGCGGCCTCgcccccgccccctccccctccccctcccccgcgcAGCCCGCCGTGGTGCTGCGCAAGCCCGTCTTCACCACCATCGACAAGCTGCTGCCGCAGACGCACGGCCACAACCTCACCGCGCGCGTCCTCTCCGCCCGCACCGTCCTCGACAAGCCCGCCGCCCGCACCCGCGTCGCCGAGTGCCTCGTCGGAGACCCCACCGCCACCGTCCTCTTCACCGCCCGCAACGGCCAGA TTGAGATGCTGAAGCCAGGCAACACGGTGATCTTCCGCAACGCCAGGATCGACATGTTCAAGGACACGATGAGGCTGGCGGTGGACAAGTGGGGCCTGATCGAGGTGGTCGAGGAGCCCGCTGACTTCAAGGTGAACGAGGACAACAACATGTCGGAGATCGAGTACGAGCTCGTGAGCGTGCCGCCGAAGAAGCAGGAGCGTAAGAAGTGA
- the LOC125519682 gene encoding GDSL esterase/lipase At5g45950-like isoform X1, producing the protein MRGFPLAGVLVALLLAAGELHCAATAAPAPPAKASAPPPQHPGAPPQHAPPSPPRRHRPSHGQAPPVPRKQDPPSSPPPPPPKQDPPPPSPPPPQQQQDPPSPPPQQIIPPIQVVPPIQDPDAAAPAQPPRGGNRSAVCTTLLVFGDSTVDPGNNNRLRTTAKANFPPYGINFYGRRPTGRFTNGRLATDMLGNSYIFLPLSPFAAVVSGYLTWQSCGGFAADKLGIMRTIPGFLDPTLKLGQLRKGVSFASAGSGYDDITANTLSALPFRRQLWHFWRYKQLIRALLGLRRAERIVNRATFIISAGTNDMLLNYIASNRSAGPIAMLRYENHLIARLGNYTQVMRMLGARRFVFVGLPPIGCLPIARTLLGRDPDGCDSDLNQLAASFNSRLVQLSNFVNYQPRMKSAYIDTYTIIRAATDNPQNYGLTEVSRGCCGSGMIEVGQTCRGRRTCPDPSKYMYWDAVHPTETTNQLITSLMLDSIAGIYS; encoded by the exons ATGAGGGGTTTCCCGCTGGCCGGCGTGCTGGTGGCGCTGCTGCTCGCCGCCGGGGAGCTGCATTGCGCGGCAACAGCGGCACCAGCACCACCAGCAAAGGCATCGGCGCCACCGCCGCAACACCCAGGAGCGCCACCACAGCACGCACCACCATCGCCTCCGCGGCGACACCGACCATCACATGGACAAGCCCCGCCGGTTCCCAGGAAGCAGGACCCTCCATCAtcaccaccgccaccgccgccgaagcAGGACCCTCCgcctccatcgccgccgccgcctcagcAGCAGCAGGACCCTCCATCGCCACCGCCACAGCAGATCATACCACCAATACAGGTCGTGCCACCAATTCAGGACCCCGACGCGGCGGCACCAGCACAGCCACCCAGGGGCGGCAACCGCTCCGCGGTCTGCACCACCCTCCTCGTGTTCGGGGACTCGACGGTGGACCCAGGCAACAACAACCGCCTGCGGACGACAGCCAAGGCCAACTTCCCGCCCTACGGCATCAACTTCTACGGCCGCAGGCCCACCGGCCGCTTCACCAACGGCAGGCTGGCCACTGATATGCTGGGTAACAGttacatatttcttcctctgtcTCCTTTTGCTGCTGTTGTTTCAGGATACCTGACTTGGCAGAGTTGCGGCGGTTTTGCAGCGGACAAGCTCGGTATAATGAGGACCATCCCGGGCTTCCTTGACCCGACGCTCAAGCTGGGGCAGCTCAGGAAGGGGGTGAGCTTCGCGTCGGCGGGCTCTGGATACGACGATATCACTGCCAACACATTA AGCGCGCTGCCATTCCGGAGACAACTGTGGCACTTCTGGCGTTACAAGCAACTGATCCGAGCCCTGCTCGGACTGAGAAGAGCAGAGCGAATTGTTAACAGGGCTACCTTCATCATAAGTGCTGGTACAAATGACATGCTCCTAAACTACATCGCGTCAAACCGATCAGCTGGCCCCATCGCCATGCTGCGGTACGAGAACCACCTGATAGCACGCCTCGGCAACTATACCCAG GTGATGAGGATGCTTGGAGCGAGAAGGTTTGTGTTCGTCGGGCTACCCCCGATCGGCTGTCTACCGATCGCAAGAACATTGCTCGGAAGGGATCCAGATGGATGCGACAGCGACCTAAACCAGCTGGCGGCTTCCTTCAACTCGAGACTGGTTCAGCTGTCGAATTTCGTCAACTACCAGCCCCGAATGAAGAGCGCCTACATAGATACCTACACAATCATACGGGCGGCAACAGACAACCCTCAGAATTACG GGCTGACGGAGGTGTCAAGAGGGTGCTGCGGGTCGGGGATGATCGAGGTTGGCCAGACATGCAGAGGGCGAAGGACATGCCCGGACCCAAGCAAGTATATGTACTGGGATGCTGTCCATCCAACAGAGACAACAAACCAGCTTATCACAAGCCTGATGCTGGACTCCATTGCCGGAATCTACAGCTAG
- the LOC125519682 gene encoding GDSL esterase/lipase At5g45950-like isoform X2, with the protein MRGFPLAGVLVALLLAAGELHCAATAAPAPPAKASAPPPQHPGAPPQHAPPSPPRRHRPSHGQAPPVPRKQDPPSSPPPPPPKQDPPPPSPPPPQQQQDPPSPPPQQIIPPIQVVPPIQDPDAAAPAQPPRGGNRSAVCTTLLVFGDSTVDPGNNNRLRTTAKANFPPYGINFYGRRPTGRFTNGRLATDMLADKLGIMRTIPGFLDPTLKLGQLRKGVSFASAGSGYDDITANTLSALPFRRQLWHFWRYKQLIRALLGLRRAERIVNRATFIISAGTNDMLLNYIASNRSAGPIAMLRYENHLIARLGNYTQVMRMLGARRFVFVGLPPIGCLPIARTLLGRDPDGCDSDLNQLAASFNSRLVQLSNFVNYQPRMKSAYIDTYTIIRAATDNPQNYGLTEVSRGCCGSGMIEVGQTCRGRRTCPDPSKYMYWDAVHPTETTNQLITSLMLDSIAGIYS; encoded by the exons ATGAGGGGTTTCCCGCTGGCCGGCGTGCTGGTGGCGCTGCTGCTCGCCGCCGGGGAGCTGCATTGCGCGGCAACAGCGGCACCAGCACCACCAGCAAAGGCATCGGCGCCACCGCCGCAACACCCAGGAGCGCCACCACAGCACGCACCACCATCGCCTCCGCGGCGACACCGACCATCACATGGACAAGCCCCGCCGGTTCCCAGGAAGCAGGACCCTCCATCAtcaccaccgccaccgccgccgaagcAGGACCCTCCgcctccatcgccgccgccgcctcagcAGCAGCAGGACCCTCCATCGCCACCGCCACAGCAGATCATACCACCAATACAGGTCGTGCCACCAATTCAGGACCCCGACGCGGCGGCACCAGCACAGCCACCCAGGGGCGGCAACCGCTCCGCGGTCTGCACCACCCTCCTCGTGTTCGGGGACTCGACGGTGGACCCAGGCAACAACAACCGCCTGCGGACGACAGCCAAGGCCAACTTCCCGCCCTACGGCATCAACTTCTACGGCCGCAGGCCCACCGGCCGCTTCACCAACGGCAGGCTGGCCACTGATATGCTGG CGGACAAGCTCGGTATAATGAGGACCATCCCGGGCTTCCTTGACCCGACGCTCAAGCTGGGGCAGCTCAGGAAGGGGGTGAGCTTCGCGTCGGCGGGCTCTGGATACGACGATATCACTGCCAACACATTA AGCGCGCTGCCATTCCGGAGACAACTGTGGCACTTCTGGCGTTACAAGCAACTGATCCGAGCCCTGCTCGGACTGAGAAGAGCAGAGCGAATTGTTAACAGGGCTACCTTCATCATAAGTGCTGGTACAAATGACATGCTCCTAAACTACATCGCGTCAAACCGATCAGCTGGCCCCATCGCCATGCTGCGGTACGAGAACCACCTGATAGCACGCCTCGGCAACTATACCCAG GTGATGAGGATGCTTGGAGCGAGAAGGTTTGTGTTCGTCGGGCTACCCCCGATCGGCTGTCTACCGATCGCAAGAACATTGCTCGGAAGGGATCCAGATGGATGCGACAGCGACCTAAACCAGCTGGCGGCTTCCTTCAACTCGAGACTGGTTCAGCTGTCGAATTTCGTCAACTACCAGCCCCGAATGAAGAGCGCCTACATAGATACCTACACAATCATACGGGCGGCAACAGACAACCCTCAGAATTACG GGCTGACGGAGGTGTCAAGAGGGTGCTGCGGGTCGGGGATGATCGAGGTTGGCCAGACATGCAGAGGGCGAAGGACATGCCCGGACCCAAGCAAGTATATGTACTGGGATGCTGTCCATCCAACAGAGACAACAAACCAGCTTATCACAAGCCTGATGCTGGACTCCATTGCCGGAATCTACAGCTAG